A region of Paenibacillus sp. JNUCC-31 DNA encodes the following proteins:
- a CDS encoding Gfo/Idh/MocA family protein — MSHPYRVVVAGCGAMSNTWVDYAMQRPDTEIVGLVDLYEQTAVALAARHGLSCPTFTDISEAIRATDANIVFDVTIPASHHGIAMTALQQGCHVFGEKPLAESFADCEDIVQTARRTGNIQAVMQNRRFDPRIRAYRQLISDGTIGQVGYAGADFFLGPHFGGFRDLMDSPLLLDMAIHTFDQARYILGANPVSVYCHEFNPPGSWYKGNAMALCIFEMSDGSVFDYRGSWCTEGVPTSWEASWRVTGEKGTAIWDGHDDIYAEVVSAQHLDAEGKPSFFQPCERIEGQQPVMEKTGHHGCLEDMFAALESGQLPETDCSDNQFSMAMVLASLESARTGQKVFIADLLKTV, encoded by the coding sequence ATGAGTCATCCTTACCGGGTGGTTGTGGCTGGCTGCGGGGCCATGTCCAACACTTGGGTCGATTACGCCATGCAAAGGCCGGACACGGAAATTGTAGGGCTTGTCGATCTGTATGAACAGACTGCTGTCGCCCTCGCTGCACGGCACGGCCTCTCCTGTCCCACGTTTACGGATATCAGCGAGGCCATTCGCGCAACCGATGCCAATATTGTATTCGATGTCACCATACCAGCGAGCCATCATGGAATTGCCATGACGGCGTTACAACAGGGTTGCCATGTATTTGGCGAAAAGCCTCTGGCGGAATCCTTCGCTGATTGTGAAGATATTGTTCAGACTGCACGCCGTACAGGTAACATTCAGGCAGTGATGCAAAATCGGCGTTTCGATCCGCGCATTCGCGCCTATCGGCAGTTGATTTCCGACGGAACCATTGGTCAAGTCGGTTATGCAGGAGCAGACTTCTTCCTTGGACCCCATTTCGGTGGTTTCCGTGACCTGATGGATAGTCCACTACTCCTGGATATGGCGATACATACCTTCGACCAGGCGCGATATATTCTCGGTGCGAATCCGGTCTCGGTCTACTGTCACGAATTCAATCCTCCAGGGTCGTGGTACAAAGGCAATGCGATGGCGTTGTGCATTTTTGAAATGTCCGACGGCTCCGTGTTTGACTATCGAGGGTCCTGGTGCACAGAAGGTGTGCCTACTTCATGGGAGGCATCCTGGCGCGTAACCGGAGAAAAAGGAACTGCGATCTGGGATGGGCATGATGACATTTATGCTGAAGTGGTCTCGGCGCAGCATCTGGATGCGGAAGGCAAACCGTCCTTTTTCCAGCCGTGTGAGCGGATTGAAGGGCAACAGCCTGTGATGGAGAAGACAGGGCACCATGGCTGCCTCGAAGACATGTTCGCAGCCCTGGAATCGGGGCAACTGCCTGAGACCGATTGCAGTGACAACCAGTTCAGCATGGCCATGGTGCTTGCATCCCTTGAAAGTGCACGCACAGGTCAAAAGGTGTTCATTGCTGATCTGCTAAAGACTGTATAA
- a CDS encoding helix-turn-helix transcriptional regulator produces MLDLKALHENTRIDHKSYPFQLFQNRCREMKAEECILYLHWHEHFELIVMRRGSAQFHIDSRPYVAHAGEVIIIPGGALHVGYALEDGDVDYDSIVVNPALFHDFTHDPVHLKYVAPYLEGRVRFPVKPVEQDIICQGYYSLLNEAVEEMALQPPAYQLVVKSKLHALFTLLARTFMPHQLPDKTTGSYFPNRERFKHLIEQIEAEPTGKMSVTEAAGQVGLNTYHFCKMFKKLTGRTFVEYVNGCRMTKAEQLLQESSLTITEIAARVGCENANYFTKLYKQYKGMTPSQGRLK; encoded by the coding sequence ATGCTGGATCTGAAAGCGCTTCACGAAAATACCCGAATTGATCATAAATCGTACCCTTTTCAGTTGTTCCAAAACCGCTGTCGAGAAATGAAGGCGGAAGAGTGCATTTTATACCTGCACTGGCATGAACACTTTGAACTGATTGTCATGCGACGGGGCAGCGCACAATTTCATATCGATAGCAGGCCTTATGTGGCTCACGCAGGTGAGGTCATTATTATACCTGGAGGCGCATTACACGTGGGGTATGCACTGGAAGATGGAGATGTAGATTATGACTCAATCGTGGTCAATCCTGCCTTATTTCATGATTTTACGCATGATCCCGTTCATTTGAAATATGTGGCACCCTACTTGGAGGGAAGGGTCAGGTTTCCGGTGAAACCGGTGGAGCAGGATATCATTTGCCAAGGCTACTATTCCCTGTTGAACGAAGCCGTGGAAGAGATGGCATTACAGCCACCAGCCTACCAACTCGTTGTAAAATCCAAGCTTCATGCCTTGTTCACGCTGCTTGCCCGAACATTTATGCCACACCAGCTTCCTGACAAAACGACCGGATCGTATTTCCCCAATCGGGAACGATTCAAGCATTTGATTGAGCAGATTGAAGCGGAGCCGACAGGGAAAATGTCGGTTACCGAGGCCGCTGGCCAGGTGGGGCTGAATACGTATCATTTTTGCAAAATGTTCAAAAAACTGACCGGACGTACCTTCGTGGAATATGTGAACGGGTGCCGAATGACGAAAGCGGAACAGCTGCTGCAGGAGAGCAGCCTGACCATTACCGAGATCGCCGCCCGGGTTGGCTGCGAGAATGCCAATTATTTTACGAAGCTGTATAAACAATATAAGGGCATGACCCCTTCCCAAGGGCGCTTGAAATAG
- a CDS encoding serine/threonine protein kinase, with protein MNRPDWFQAEEALQQIQVIGSDRNELVNIIGHVEGLNCIGTGTDAAVFTYDGLPQYAFKMYSDHALDKLENEKQVYEQLKGLPYFPTYYGSGRNILVISFEPGDTLLECLEKGIPVPEQVMLDVDEAREAVRSRGLNPRDIHLKNVLLQNGRGKVIDVSEYIQDGNDNRWEHLVWAYHNIYPRIKGTPISPRMLQTIKWGYNQLDQANVKMDDLSKKANRLFSKFMK; from the coding sequence ATGAATCGACCGGATTGGTTCCAGGCGGAAGAAGCATTACAACAAATCCAAGTCATCGGAAGCGACCGGAATGAGCTCGTGAACATCATTGGCCATGTAGAAGGACTGAACTGCATTGGCACAGGAACGGATGCGGCAGTATTTACGTATGACGGCTTGCCGCAGTACGCCTTCAAGATGTACTCAGATCATGCCCTGGACAAATTGGAAAATGAAAAGCAGGTATATGAGCAGCTTAAGGGCTTGCCCTATTTCCCCACCTATTACGGCAGCGGCCGGAATATTCTTGTGATCAGTTTTGAACCCGGGGATACCTTGCTGGAATGTCTGGAAAAAGGAATCCCGGTCCCCGAGCAGGTGATGCTCGATGTGGACGAAGCTCGCGAAGCTGTACGCAGCCGTGGCCTGAATCCGCGGGACATTCACCTGAAAAATGTACTTCTCCAGAACGGACGCGGTAAAGTCATCGACGTATCCGAGTACATTCAGGACGGCAATGACAATCGCTGGGAGCATCTCGTCTGGGCCTATCACAATATCTATCCACGGATCAAAGGTACGCCCATATCTCCACGCATGCTGCAAACGATCAAATGGGGATACAATCAGCTGGATCAGGCCAATGTCAAAATGGACGACCTCTCCAAAAAAGCCAACCGATTATTCTCGAAATTCATGAAATAA
- a CDS encoding sugar phosphate isomerase/epimerase family protein: MNNPLRIGTLVGGHDAVRVIPQIMKHGFESFNLTFWQTTGDLDLAETAKHVREIVDEQGIIISAVSVFGNPLTGTGDNADTLASWERAIDHAQLFGADIVSGFTGRLTDQPIDQSIPRFKEVFGELARRAADRGVRIAFENCDMGGTWQTGDWNIAHNPTAWEMMFDAVPNDNIGLEWEPCHQMSSLIDPIPQLRKWANKVFHVHGKDATIAWDIVKEYGVHGPREFVWHRTPGFGDTNWSDIITILRQNGYQGTIDIEGWHDPVYKDELEMTGQVHALRYLKQCRGGDFVPNPV; the protein is encoded by the coding sequence ATGAATAATCCGTTACGCATAGGCACCCTCGTAGGCGGGCACGACGCAGTCCGCGTCATCCCACAGATCATGAAACATGGCTTTGAATCATTCAATCTGACCTTCTGGCAAACGACTGGTGATTTGGACCTGGCCGAAACAGCCAAACATGTTCGTGAAATCGTGGACGAACAAGGTATTATCATCTCTGCAGTAAGTGTATTTGGAAATCCGCTCACCGGAACCGGGGATAATGCCGATACACTCGCCAGCTGGGAACGGGCTATTGACCACGCCCAGCTCTTCGGAGCGGATATCGTCTCCGGGTTCACCGGACGATTGACCGATCAACCGATTGACCAATCGATTCCAAGGTTCAAGGAAGTGTTTGGAGAGCTGGCACGCCGGGCAGCAGACCGGGGTGTACGCATTGCTTTTGAGAATTGTGATATGGGTGGTACATGGCAGACGGGTGATTGGAATATCGCGCATAATCCGACGGCCTGGGAAATGATGTTCGATGCGGTCCCCAATGATAATATTGGACTGGAATGGGAGCCATGCCACCAGATGTCCAGCCTGATCGACCCAATTCCGCAGCTGCGCAAATGGGCCAATAAAGTGTTCCATGTGCATGGCAAAGATGCCACCATCGCCTGGGACATCGTCAAGGAATATGGCGTTCATGGCCCACGTGAATTTGTCTGGCACCGTACGCCCGGCTTCGGGGATACCAACTGGTCCGACATCATTACGATTCTGCGTCAAAACGGATATCAGGGAACGATCGACATTGAAGGCTGGCATGATCCTGTCTACAAAGATGAACTCGAAATGACCGGACAGGTGCACGCCCTACGATATTTGAAACAATGCCGTGGTGGAGATTTCGTTCCCAATCCGGTATAG
- a CDS encoding nSTAND1 domain-containing NTPase translates to MGNSSEVQYDRYYGHGKRFIGRVKELMELDRWFSNPEAPLTIFSVTGMGGIGKSSLLSEMLSVARNQGATAIWMDGRSCGSTPSVFLEYLSSTLGLETMGTDSRTRSLSLLSQTSGQRRLVLAVDNYEELALLESWFMEVFVSKLPLCGVLIILASRPEPASAWRTHPRLRQRLVKMPLSHFTGEEVSEYIAVAGSLNKGMAGTIARMTDGHPLGLALAVEAADQRRHIPLSEWTELSQMISARLLLELTLPRLHPMVEVLTLLETANQELLASVLQTEVTLEEYNVLRRMSFIRSGPNGLALHDMARLHLLRDFRQREPQRLQAIRLRIAGVLKPLHEQADPHERRQITRKMLLLCQESMLQHRKYADVSADSLFSPLEVMRAEDLPSLQKLLQQWCEYSVEPWQAPSYPAFLDELAHRYPEGIVLMRDKDGEPIAMFITVLVHRESSGMLSNYFPTEMQECFTPEELNCDPDQTDTHFAVLAAARDDVPGYKREELVGYMSLDRLSLLGEGARVILVATNPHLKLFLQSIGFRIRRTRTRLCDVYADQADVLDLDLRSGQFGDWVMSLLDPDAKASGVPQRASGVDRLPWSERDVRKLLTHLHSPGELHEYAARVSNMADGLQLQMHVLDLLEGRVHGISQQDQMLLYAAYWTHAGNPTAAAQACSMSRATFYRHLRTALNRLARVL, encoded by the coding sequence ATGGGAAACAGTAGTGAAGTTCAATACGATAGATATTATGGTCATGGAAAACGATTCATAGGTCGAGTCAAGGAACTAATGGAGCTGGACCGATGGTTCAGCAATCCGGAAGCTCCTTTAACCATTTTTTCAGTTACGGGTATGGGTGGGATTGGTAAATCCTCCTTGTTGTCTGAGATGTTGTCCGTTGCCCGAAACCAGGGGGCGACCGCCATATGGATGGATGGCAGATCATGCGGCTCAACACCGTCGGTCTTTCTGGAGTATTTGTCCTCTACATTGGGCCTGGAGACTATGGGTACTGATAGTAGGACTCGGTCCTTGAGTCTTCTTAGTCAGACTTCGGGACAGAGACGGCTGGTCCTTGCTGTGGATAACTATGAGGAACTGGCACTTCTGGAAAGTTGGTTCATGGAAGTGTTCGTATCCAAGCTTCCGTTATGCGGTGTACTCATCATTCTGGCTTCAAGACCGGAGCCCGCTTCAGCGTGGCGAACACATCCAAGGTTGCGGCAGCGCCTTGTAAAGATGCCTCTTTCACATTTTACGGGTGAAGAAGTGTCCGAATATATTGCGGTAGCAGGATCACTGAACAAGGGCATGGCAGGGACGATTGCACGTATGACGGATGGACACCCGCTGGGACTGGCGCTTGCCGTTGAAGCTGCGGATCAGCGTAGGCATATTCCTCTTTCCGAGTGGACCGAATTATCACAGATGATTAGCGCCAGGCTTCTGCTAGAATTGACGCTTCCCCGTCTGCATCCGATGGTAGAGGTATTAACGTTGCTGGAAACAGCGAATCAGGAATTGTTGGCATCCGTGCTGCAGACCGAGGTGACGCTTGAAGAATACAACGTCCTGAGACGCATGTCGTTCATTCGTTCCGGACCCAATGGGCTGGCGCTGCATGACATGGCCAGATTGCATCTGCTCCGGGATTTTCGGCAACGTGAGCCACAGCGATTGCAAGCCATCCGGTTGCGAATTGCGGGGGTGCTCAAGCCGCTCCATGAACAAGCAGATCCGCATGAGAGACGTCAGATAACCAGGAAAATGCTCCTTTTGTGTCAGGAATCCATGCTCCAGCACCGGAAATATGCTGACGTGTCGGCAGATTCACTGTTCTCTCCATTGGAAGTAATGAGAGCGGAGGACTTGCCATCATTACAGAAATTGCTCCAACAGTGGTGTGAGTATAGCGTTGAGCCTTGGCAGGCACCTTCTTATCCCGCCTTTTTGGATGAACTTGCACATCGGTATCCTGAGGGGATCGTATTGATGCGTGACAAGGATGGCGAGCCGATTGCGATGTTCATTACAGTGCTTGTGCACCGGGAGAGCAGTGGGATGCTTTCCAACTATTTTCCGACCGAAATGCAGGAGTGTTTCACACCGGAGGAGCTGAACTGCGATCCAGACCAGACGGATACTCACTTTGCAGTATTGGCGGCAGCAAGGGACGATGTGCCTGGCTACAAACGTGAAGAACTGGTGGGTTATATGTCACTGGATCGCTTGTCACTCCTGGGAGAAGGGGCAAGAGTTATACTGGTCGCAACCAATCCGCATCTCAAGTTATTTTTGCAGAGCATTGGGTTCCGGATCAGAAGAACACGAACTCGCTTGTGTGACGTGTATGCAGATCAGGCGGATGTACTGGATCTGGATTTGCGCAGTGGACAATTCGGTGACTGGGTGATGTCCTTGCTGGATCCGGATGCAAAAGCCAGTGGGGTACCGCAGAGGGCATCGGGTGTGGATCGGTTACCTTGGTCTGAGCGTGATGTGCGCAAATTGTTGACTCATCTGCATTCTCCCGGAGAATTACATGAGTATGCAGCACGAGTAAGTAATATGGCGGATGGACTTCAATTGCAGATGCATGTGCTGGACTTGCTGGAGGGGCGGGTTCACGGTATATCTCAGCAGGATCAGATGCTGTTATATGCAGCCTATTGGACACATGCTGGCAATCCAACTGCCGCAGCACAGGCTTGTTCGATGAGTCGTGCTACGTTCTATCGACATCTGCGAACGGCTTTGAACCGGTTGGCGCGAGTTTTGTAA
- the ald gene encoding alanine dehydrogenase: MRIGIPKEIKNNENRVAMTPAGAADFVRAGHQVMIEQGAGLGSGFTDREYQSAGAELRDTASSVWADAELIIKVKEPLASEYAYFRPGLILFTYLHLAAEPALTKALIESRVTAIAYETLEVNGTLPLLTPMSEVAGRMSAQIGAQLLEKTEGGKGILLSGVPGVSRGKVVVIGGGTVGTNAAKIAIGLGADVTILDLNLNRLRQLDDIFGNQIHTLVSSPSNIAAAVAAADLLICAVLIPGAKAPTLVSEQMVTTMTPGSVIVDVAIDQGGIVETIDHITTHDEPTYVKHGVVHYAVANMPGAVPRTSTVALTNATMPYALQLANHGAAAAIRGSASIRSAVNVLNGHITYEAVARDLGHAYVPAGQALENTASVQ, translated from the coding sequence ATGAGAATCGGAATTCCGAAAGAAATCAAAAACAATGAAAATCGTGTAGCAATGACCCCGGCCGGAGCTGCTGATTTTGTCAGAGCCGGCCATCAGGTGATGATTGAACAAGGCGCCGGGCTCGGCAGTGGATTCACAGACAGGGAATATCAGTCAGCCGGCGCAGAGCTTCGGGATACAGCTTCATCCGTTTGGGCAGACGCAGAACTGATTATCAAGGTCAAAGAACCTCTTGCCAGCGAATACGCCTATTTTCGTCCCGGCTTGATTCTCTTCACTTACCTGCACCTCGCAGCGGAGCCTGCATTGACGAAGGCACTGATTGAAAGCCGGGTAACCGCTATTGCGTATGAGACACTGGAGGTGAACGGCACGCTGCCTCTGCTCACCCCGATGAGTGAAGTAGCCGGACGCATGTCGGCTCAGATTGGAGCGCAGCTGCTGGAGAAAACGGAAGGTGGCAAAGGCATTCTGTTATCCGGAGTACCCGGCGTAAGCCGTGGCAAGGTTGTGGTTATTGGTGGTGGCACGGTGGGCACAAATGCCGCCAAAATTGCGATTGGTCTGGGTGCGGATGTGACCATCCTCGATTTGAATCTGAATCGTCTGCGCCAGCTGGATGATATCTTTGGTAATCAGATTCATACCCTCGTATCAAGTCCATCCAATATTGCGGCGGCTGTTGCGGCTGCCGACCTGCTGATCTGTGCGGTGCTGATTCCGGGCGCCAAGGCGCCAACCTTGGTCAGCGAGCAGATGGTCACCACCATGACACCCGGTTCGGTCATTGTGGATGTGGCGATTGATCAGGGTGGAATTGTGGAGACCATTGATCATATCACGACCCACGATGAACCAACCTACGTGAAGCATGGTGTTGTGCATTACGCGGTAGCGAACATGCCAGGCGCCGTGCCGCGCACGTCTACGGTGGCGCTGACCAACGCCACGATGCCTTATGCGCTGCAGCTGGCGAACCACGGTGCAGCGGCCGCGATTCGCGGCAGTGCGTCCATTCGCAGCGCGGTGAACGTGCTGAATGGACATATCACCTATGAGGCGGTTGCCCGGGATCTCGGGCATGCCTATGTTCCCGCAGGACAGGCGCTGGAGAATACCGCCTCGGTCCAATGA
- a CDS encoding LacI family DNA-binding transcriptional regulator gives MSRKVSIQSLADQLGLSKYAVSRALSGKTGVSEATRVRVLELARALGYRQSTPGSGTVSTGINEEQSEPPFALICMNQLNRGEPHYWQRVLSGMISACNERGWHHAIVSPSLGVADEHTPPERAIAPHLDWERCAGVIAMGAFPHAVLQRLAQTGRPIVLVDHQEPLLNCDTISHDNLEAGITVARYLMSMQCHRIGLITDDGRAASFAQRKIGIELALNHFHADSSRLTTFREWNIPYENGEWIDQLAATIQNMPDDERPDAWIGVNDDIALQWMNKLQEMGFSTPGDCLVIGIDNVHASAASSPPLTTVNLCKEELGQRAIEALQRRIERPGTPKETVMLSTTLIPRESA, from the coding sequence ATGTCACGTAAAGTATCCATCCAGTCGCTGGCTGACCAGCTTGGATTATCCAAATATGCTGTCTCCCGCGCCCTCAGCGGCAAGACAGGTGTCAGCGAAGCGACACGTGTCCGTGTGCTGGAATTAGCACGTGCCCTGGGATATCGCCAAAGCACCCCAGGAAGCGGCACTGTGTCCACTGGAATCAACGAAGAACAATCTGAGCCGCCGTTTGCCCTCATCTGCATGAATCAGCTCAACCGGGGGGAACCGCACTACTGGCAGCGCGTCCTCTCCGGCATGATCTCTGCCTGTAATGAAAGAGGGTGGCATCATGCCATTGTATCTCCCTCTCTGGGAGTCGCTGATGAACACACGCCGCCAGAACGGGCAATCGCTCCCCATTTAGACTGGGAACGGTGTGCAGGAGTCATCGCCATGGGGGCTTTCCCCCATGCAGTCCTGCAACGACTGGCTCAGACGGGCCGCCCCATTGTGCTCGTAGATCATCAGGAGCCCCTGTTGAACTGTGATACCATCAGCCATGATAACCTGGAAGCAGGCATTACTGTGGCGAGATATTTAATGTCGATGCAGTGTCACCGCATTGGTCTGATTACGGATGATGGTCGTGCTGCCAGCTTCGCACAGCGAAAGATTGGCATCGAACTGGCCTTGAACCATTTTCACGCAGACAGCAGTCGGTTGACGACATTCAGAGAATGGAATATTCCTTACGAGAACGGGGAATGGATCGACCAATTGGCCGCAACAATCCAAAACATGCCGGATGACGAGCGCCCCGATGCCTGGATTGGCGTCAATGATGATATTGCCCTCCAGTGGATGAATAAGTTGCAGGAAATGGGATTCTCCACACCTGGAGATTGTCTTGTCATCGGTATCGACAATGTGCATGCCTCGGCTGCATCCTCTCCGCCTCTGACCACGGTCAACCTCTGTAAAGAGGAATTGGGTCAGCGTGCAATCGAAGCTTTGCAGCGCAGGATAGAACGCCCAGGTACACCAAAGGAAACGGTCATGTTATCGACTACTTTGATTCCACGGGAATCGGCGTAA
- a CDS encoding PucR family transcriptional regulator produces the protein MRNDRVFTIKDILARPVFAKARLAAGKEGTSRQVGWVHVLEITNVSPFVSPHDLILSTGLWLQSEEGREEYLLQLIRSEAAGLCVEFGTSIHGIPEELIELADRHQFPLIVFEQPVRFVEITQDIHALLINHQHQLLKSLETYSRQLQQRTLQSTDISALLHLLHEYAAKPVVYISSMEPGSFVPELTSDTQQAIYTWYEQEVEHLDLNDSDTELWFHLDEEQVLLCHPVVCFGQVFSAVGMIVHPSAPVEYLKLLLDYTAKAAAALTLRSQFLEEKMVRNQNELIQDLMNGNILHEEQAQTRMGLRLLVKGQYWFAGGVIEMEHRLKGIGRERMESNHQDILVLLRSLLKKNNLSSLIMLKNNQVYVCCAKEESKTSTRNQLVRLLEGILGDVKRFANRNLKQVVIHAGFGKIRNRLTGMPDSLREAYQVIEVSRSVDRLEHIHFYERMGIYQMLKALPQSFLQPFVNDHLGVLIEHDRTQHLRLVETLDVFLQNFGSKRDAAAQLFIHRQTLYNRLEKLAELMGPDFMDQERRICLEMALLAHAMIEDEQDFST, from the coding sequence TTGAGAAATGACCGTGTTTTTACGATAAAGGATATCTTGGCTCGCCCCGTTTTTGCCAAAGCGCGTCTTGCTGCTGGGAAAGAGGGGACATCCCGTCAGGTTGGCTGGGTCCATGTGTTGGAGATTACCAATGTTTCTCCATTTGTAAGTCCCCATGATCTTATTTTATCCACAGGACTATGGCTTCAATCGGAGGAAGGGCGTGAAGAATATCTGCTCCAGTTAATTCGGAGCGAAGCGGCGGGGTTATGCGTGGAGTTTGGCACGAGCATTCATGGTATTCCCGAAGAATTGATTGAACTGGCTGACAGGCATCAATTTCCGCTTATCGTGTTTGAGCAGCCGGTCCGTTTCGTTGAGATTACACAAGATATTCACGCTTTGCTGATTAATCATCAACACCAGCTGCTGAAGAGCCTGGAAACCTATTCCCGTCAGCTTCAGCAGCGAACATTACAGAGTACAGACATATCTGCTCTGCTTCACCTTTTGCATGAATACGCGGCCAAGCCGGTTGTGTATATCTCGTCCATGGAACCGGGCAGTTTCGTGCCAGAGCTGACTTCGGACACACAGCAAGCGATCTACACATGGTATGAACAGGAGGTGGAGCATCTGGATCTCAATGATTCGGACACCGAGTTGTGGTTCCATCTGGACGAGGAACAGGTGTTGCTGTGTCACCCGGTCGTATGTTTTGGTCAGGTTTTTTCCGCTGTCGGCATGATTGTGCATCCTTCAGCGCCCGTCGAATATCTCAAATTGTTACTCGATTATACAGCGAAGGCAGCAGCTGCACTGACTCTGCGTTCCCAGTTTCTGGAGGAGAAGATGGTGCGCAACCAGAATGAGCTGATTCAGGATCTAATGAACGGCAACATTCTTCATGAGGAGCAGGCTCAGACCCGAATGGGACTCCGTTTGCTGGTCAAGGGACAGTACTGGTTTGCAGGCGGGGTTATTGAGATGGAGCACCGTCTGAAGGGAATTGGGCGTGAGCGAATGGAATCCAACCATCAGGATATTCTGGTTCTGCTGCGATCCTTGCTCAAAAAGAACAATCTGTCCAGTCTCATCATGCTGAAAAACAATCAGGTTTATGTATGCTGTGCCAAGGAAGAGAGCAAGACATCCACGCGAAATCAACTGGTCAGATTGTTAGAAGGCATTCTTGGTGATGTAAAGAGATTTGCGAATCGTAACCTGAAGCAGGTTGTGATTCATGCCGGATTTGGCAAAATTCGCAACCGCTTGACAGGCATGCCTGATAGTCTCCGGGAAGCTTATCAGGTGATTGAAGTTTCACGCTCCGTAGATCGGCTGGAACATATTCATTTTTACGAACGTATGGGTATATATCAAATGTTGAAAGCATTGCCCCAATCGTTTCTTCAGCCCTTTGTCAATGACCATTTGGGCGTTTTGATTGAGCATGATCGGACCCAACATCTAAGGTTGGTGGAGACATTGGATGTCTTTTTGCAAAACTTCGGCTCCAAGCGGGATGCTGCTGCCCAATTATTCATACATCGGCAAACCTTGTACAACAGATTGGAGAAGTTGGCAGAATTAATGGGACCTGACTTTATGGACCAGGAGAGAAGAATCTGTCTGGAGATGGCGCTGCTTGCTCATGCCATGATCGAGGATGAACAGGATTTTTCAACTTGA
- a CDS encoding PD-(D/E)XK nuclease family protein — protein MAQYPQWSYSQSRASMFDECLRKYYYHYYGAHNGWKAESADEMQVRLYRLKQLSNLYLVFGDLAHRMCESAVRSREEGKDKPREHFLEQTMRKLLNQAYVESMDQDQWRLDPKNRVMLSEMYYGDDTLNDRIATIKERASACVGNLYQTLTWEDLSRASTDILEIEKWDTMMLHDTRVYVKMDLLYRRSNGNIVIVDWKTGKEDDFSDQLMLYASYVREHYRVPLEQIELRVEYLLTGTHREFTATEEDILKVEENVGRYIVEMRSCVDDEYYNRPKDVSYFTPMPSRRACRDCNFREVCSERAV, from the coding sequence ATGGCACAATACCCGCAGTGGTCTTATTCGCAGTCGCGGGCGAGTATGTTCGATGAGTGCCTGCGCAAATATTATTATCATTATTATGGAGCCCATAACGGCTGGAAGGCAGAGTCGGCTGATGAGATGCAGGTGCGTCTGTATCGGTTGAAGCAGCTCAGTAATCTATACCTTGTATTCGGTGACCTCGCCCACCGGATGTGTGAATCGGCAGTACGCAGCAGGGAGGAAGGCAAAGATAAACCGCGTGAGCACTTTCTGGAACAGACCATGCGCAAACTGCTCAATCAGGCGTATGTGGAGTCCATGGACCAGGATCAGTGGCGGCTGGACCCCAAGAACCGGGTGATGTTGTCTGAGATGTATTACGGGGACGACACGTTGAATGACCGAATAGCGACGATCAAAGAGCGAGCTTCGGCCTGCGTCGGTAACCTGTATCAGACGCTCACGTGGGAGGACCTGTCCCGCGCGAGTACGGATATTTTGGAGATTGAGAAATGGGATACCATGATGCTGCACGACACGCGCGTGTATGTAAAGATGGACTTGTTATATCGTCGCAGCAACGGCAATATCGTCATAGTGGACTGGAAGACAGGCAAGGAGGATGATTTCTCGGATCAGTTGATGCTGTACGCATCCTATGTGAGGGAGCATTATCGGGTTCCGCTGGAGCAGATTGAGCTGCGGGTGGAGTATCTGTTAACCGGAACACACCGAGAGTTTACCGCAACGGAAGAGGATATCCTGAAGGTGGAGGAGAATGTGGGGCGGTATATTGTTGAGATGCGCTCCTGTGTGGATGATGAGTATTACAATCGTCCCAAGGACGTCTCCTATTTCACCCCAATGCCTTCGCGCCGTGCTTGTCGGGATTGTAATTTCCGCGAGGTGTGCAGTGAGCGTGCTGTGTAG